In one Candidatus Nealsonbacteria bacterium genomic region, the following are encoded:
- the amrS gene encoding AmmeMemoRadiSam system radical SAM enzyme — MKEAYLYKKLDNKRVQCKNCAHYCVIEPGKRGICGVRENIDGKLYALNYKKAIAVNIDPIEKKPFFHFLPGSHSLSIATVGCNLRCLSCQNWDISQGFKEKKEIPGQNLTPKDIVKLAIKNNLPNISYTYTEPTIFLEYALDTMKLAKKEGIKNTWVSNGFMTEESAKLVIPHLDANNIDIKSFSDEFYKKYCGAKLKPVLETAKLMKKSGVWVEITTLVIPTLSDSEQMFKEIAKFIKTELGPETPWHITQFSGAISWKLQHLPETPVKTLEKAYNIGKEAGLRYVYTGNIPGLPSEDTICPKCKALAIDRRGYIIKRYDKNGKCPECGEDLNLILK; from the coding sequence ATGAAAGAAGCTTATCTTTACAAAAAATTAGATAACAAAAGAGTGCAATGTAAGAATTGCGCCCATTATTGTGTTATTGAACCCGGAAAAAGAGGAATTTGCGGTGTCAGAGAAAATATTGATGGAAAATTATATGCCTTAAATTATAAAAAAGCAATAGCAGTAAATATTGATCCGATTGAGAAAAAACCTTTTTTCCATTTTTTGCCAGGCAGTCATTCCTTATCCATTGCAACGGTTGGATGCAATTTGAGGTGTTTGAGTTGTCAGAATTGGGATATTTCCCAGGGTTTTAAAGAAAAAAAAGAAATTCCGGGTCAAAATTTAACTCCAAAAGATATTGTTAAATTGGCAATCAAAAATAATTTACCAAACATCTCTTATACTTATACTGAACCCACCATATTTTTAGAATATGCTTTAGACACTATGAAATTGGCAAAAAAAGAGGGAATAAAAAATACCTGGGTGAGCAATGGGTTTATGACAGAAGAATCAGCAAAATTAGTTATCCCCCATCTTGATGCCAACAATATTGATATTAAAAGTTTTTCTGATGAATTTTATAAGAAATACTGCGGAGCTAAACTCAAACCTGTTTTAGAAACAGCAAAACTAATGAAAAAATCTGGAGTTTGGGTAGAAATTACAACATTGGTTATTCCTACCTTGAGCGACTCTGAGCAAATGTTTAAAGAAATTGCCAAATTCATTAAAACCGAGTTAGGACCTGAAACACCCTGGCATATAACTCAATTCTCAGGAGCTATTTCCTGGAAACTTCAACATCTGCCCGAAACCCCTGTTAAAACCTTAGAGAAAGCTTATAATATCGGTAAAGAAGCAGGTTTAAGATACGTTTATACCGGAAATATCCCGGGTTTGCCGTCTGAAGATACAATTTGTCCCAAATGCAAAGCTTTAGCTATTGATAGAAGAGGTTATATTATTAAACGATACGATAAAAATGGTAAATGCCCTGAGTGCGGAGAAGATTTAAATTTAATTTTAAAATAA
- a CDS encoding class I SAM-dependent methyltransferase, which produces MFKDYKWLSPKFKRTQAIIKPMLKMLQEEGNNLKVLDIGCGNGVVSELIVKMGNEVWGIDENEEALKEAKKREVRVFKGNLEKNLPFENKSFDVLWCLRVLEHIFHTEHFLKECHRILKPKGVLVITADNIVSLPNRIRVFFGLYPLRVAPSENYPRFTDHVRCFTKSTFKNILKNSGFKLEKITSDFVCFNFGQYSFPPRSEFLGKILPSLGSTLIAKARKTEI; this is translated from the coding sequence ATGTTTAAAGATTATAAGTGGCTTTCACCAAAATTTAAAAGAACGCAGGCAATAATAAAACCAATGCTGAAAATGCTTCAGGAAGAAGGAAACAATCTGAAGGTTCTAGATATAGGATGTGGGAATGGCGTGGTTTCAGAATTGATAGTTAAAATGGGAAATGAAGTTTGGGGAATTGATGAAAATGAAGAAGCACTTAAAGAAGCTAAAAAGAGAGAAGTGAGAGTTTTTAAAGGAAACTTGGAGAAAAATCTTCCTTTTGAGAATAAATCTTTTGATGTGCTTTGGTGTTTGCGGGTCTTAGAACATATTTTTCACACAGAGCACTTTCTAAAAGAATGCCACCGTATTTTAAAACCTAAAGGCGTATTGGTTATTACCGCTGACAACATAGTTTCTCTACCTAATCGAATAAGGGTATTTTTCGGCCTTTATCCCCTTAGGGTTGCTCCCAGTGAAAATTATCCACGGTTTACCGACCACGTAAGATGTTTTACAAAATCCACTTTTAAAAACATTTTAAAAAATTCAGGTTTTAAATTAGAAAAAATCACATCAGACTTTGTTTGTTTTAATTTTGGTCAATATAGTTTTCCCCCTCGTTCAGAATTTTTGGGGAAAATACTTCCATCATTAGGCTCGACATTAATTGCCAAAGCGAGAAAAACTGAGATATGA
- a CDS encoding class I SAM-dependent methyltransferase: MKKKMIYHKLAKYYDLIYLWKDYKKESNTIKKLILKYKKSDGNELLDVACGTGKHLSYLKDNFSCTGVDISKEVLSVARKNVKGVVFKKADMVTLSLNKKFDVITCLFSSIGYIKTYSNLRKAIQNFAKHLKAGGILIIEPWFTKSTYRVGLPHITIYNGENIKIARLNISKIKGNISVMDMHYLIAEKNKDVKHFIDRHELRLFEVDKTLEIMKEVGLQAKFLKRGLMKNRGIYLGIKKL; this comes from the coding sequence ATGAAGAAAAAAATGATTTACCATAAGCTTGCGAAATATTACGACCTGATTTACTTATGGAAAGATTATAAGAAAGAATCAAATACGATAAAGAAATTAATTTTAAAATATAAAAAATCAGATGGAAATGAACTTCTTGATGTTGCTTGCGGTACAGGAAAGCACCTTAGTTATCTAAAAGATAATTTTTCTTGCACAGGTGTTGATATCAGTAAAGAGGTGCTTAGCGTCGCAAGAAAAAATGTAAAAGGGGTTGTTTTTAAAAAAGCAGATATGGTAACGTTAAGCCTCAATAAAAAATTTGATGTAATTACTTGTTTGTTTAGTTCAATTGGTTATATAAAAACTTATTCAAATTTAAGAAAAGCTATACAGAACTTCGCTAAACACCTAAAAGCAGGTGGTATTTTGATAATTGAACCGTGGTTTACAAAATCTACTTACAGAGTAGGATTACCCCATATAACAATTTATAATGGAGAAAATATAAAAATTGCTAGATTAAACATTTCAAAAATCAAAGGAAACATCTCGGTTATGGATATGCATTATTTAATTGCAGAGAAAAATAAAGATGTCAAACATTTTATAGATAGGCACGAATTGAGGCTTTTCGAAGTTGATAAAACTTTAGAAATTATGAAAGAAGTTGGTCTTCAAGCAAAGTTTTTAAAAAGAGGATTAATGAAAAACAGAGGAATTTATTTAGGAATTAAAAAACTCTAG
- a CDS encoding glutamine synthetase translates to MKNLNFKTETDVLSFLKKNENNIRFVRIIFPDVLGREMSFCIPSEKMKSAFLQGVGFDGSSVEGFARVEESDLIIVPAPETFRVLPWGYEFQDVGWKEAVVFGDIFTSKGNRFQGDSRYVLKKSLEKTKKFGNLYVGPELEFFIFENEKQPKLLDHGGYFYGGKLGEIRKIVQIYLQEMGIKAECDHHEVAPSQHEINLRYSDALSVADSIVLAKYVIKRVARNFGFFASFMPKPIARINGSGMHLHLSLWEKDKNLFFKDKKEPLSNLAKKYLTGLIKYGRETQLVLNQWVNSYKRLIPGYEAPVYLAWGRKNRSAYIRVPETHLAKANTSTRIEVRSPDPACNIYLALAIIQAAGVQGVKEDLKLLPPQEKDIFEMKESEMKKRKIKILAKNLNEALRHFKNSKLVRETLGEHLFKKIIQNKKIEWERYKKAAGKKFEKSVSPYEIKEYLPVL, encoded by the coding sequence ATGAAAAACTTAAATTTTAAAACAGAAACTGATGTTTTAAGTTTTCTTAAAAAGAATGAAAATAATATTCGATTTGTTAGGATAATCTTCCCTGATGTTTTAGGAAGAGAAATGAGCTTTTGCATTCCCTCAGAAAAAATGAAATCTGCTTTTTTGCAAGGAGTAGGATTTGATGGAAGTTCAGTAGAAGGCTTTGCCAGGGTTGAAGAGTCAGATTTGATTATTGTACCTGCCCCTGAAACCTTCAGGGTTTTGCCCTGGGGTTATGAGTTTCAAGATGTGGGGTGGAAGGAGGCTGTTGTTTTTGGTGATATTTTTACATCAAAAGGAAATCGCTTTCAAGGAGATTCTAGGTATGTTTTAAAGAAAAGCTTAGAAAAAACAAAAAAATTTGGCAACCTTTACGTAGGTCCTGAACTTGAATTTTTTATTTTTGAAAATGAAAAACAACCAAAATTATTAGACCATGGAGGTTATTTTTATGGGGGGAAATTGGGAGAAATTAGAAAAATTGTTCAAATTTATCTTCAAGAAATGGGAATTAAAGCTGAGTGCGACCATCATGAAGTAGCTCCAAGTCAGCACGAAATAAATTTAAGATATAGTGATGCTCTAAGTGTGGCTGACTCAATAGTTTTAGCCAAATATGTAATAAAAAGAGTGGCTCGAAATTTTGGCTTTTTCGCCTCTTTTATGCCAAAACCAATCGCCAGAATTAATGGTTCCGGGATGCATCTCCATTTATCTTTGTGGGAAAAAGACAAAAATTTATTCTTTAAAGACAAAAAAGAACCCTTATCTAATTTAGCTAAAAAATATCTAACAGGATTAATCAAGTATGGCAGAGAAACTCAATTAGTTTTGAATCAATGGGTTAATTCTTACAAAAGATTAATTCCAGGTTATGAAGCTCCTGTATATTTGGCTTGGGGAAGAAAAAATAGGTCAGCCTATATTAGAGTTCCTGAGACTCACCTGGCAAAAGCAAACACTTCCACCAGAATTGAAGTTAGGTCTCCTGACCCTGCCTGTAATATCTATTTAGCTTTAGCTATTATCCAGGCAGCGGGGGTTCAAGGAGTTAAAGAAGATTTGAAGCTTTTACCTCCCCAAGAAAAGGACATTTTTGAAATGAAAGAAAGCGAGATGAAGAAAAGAAAGATTAAAATTTTAGCTAAAAATTTAAACGAAGCTTTAAGGCATTTTAAGAATAGTAAATTAGTTAGAGAGACCCTTGGCGAGCATTTATTTAAGAAAATAATCCAAAACAAGAAAATCGAATGGGAAAGATACAAAAAAGCAGCTGGTAAAAAATTTGAAAAGTCAGTTAGTCCGTATGAAATAAAAGAGTATTTACCGGTACTTTAA
- a CDS encoding hydroxymethylglutaryl-CoA synthase family protein, which produces MILNFSKKEPRESLVGISEMGVVIPEFFIGAEKMAEEQQLSLEYVNGGLGLMQARIPYNVSLQDLIIKAVQKIKYQDAERFIIATESDYDLSKAVMAIKSINKGLKLTILPFQLKFACLAGVQALLLASEYAISHNKPAIVIVADRSIYGDRKAEVTQGTGVIALRIEKNPELLALDFRNYGQYVEDIDDFKIPVNTAPFPEVDGPLTKPAYIKCVIKAYEDYKKKNLQFKTPLEKINYIVMHTPFPKMVVWTSAVLWRYEKYREKEFIKLLEESVANPSLFKKFKKLLDEIRTLPEFQKFFQQKVKPGLKYNSYIGNCYNASIFISLLPVLEQIKENQQVFIMGYGSGSGSLTIMAKAIKQGFQSDLKEQIKKGKELTVAQYREWRNNVIREIRSP; this is translated from the coding sequence GTGATATTAAATTTTTCAAAAAAAGAACCAAGAGAATCTTTGGTGGGAATAAGTGAGATGGGAGTTGTAATTCCCGAATTTTTTATTGGAGCTGAAAAAATGGCTGAAGAACAACAGCTTTCTTTAGAATATGTAAATGGAGGATTAGGATTAATGCAAGCCAGAATACCCTATAATGTTTCCCTTCAAGACCTCATAATTAAAGCTGTTCAGAAAATAAAGTATCAAGACGCAGAGAGGTTTATTATTGCCACTGAGTCAGATTACGATTTATCAAAAGCCGTAATGGCAATAAAATCAATTAATAAGGGTTTAAAACTTACAATACTTCCCTTTCAATTAAAATTTGCCTGTTTAGCTGGAGTTCAAGCTCTACTGCTGGCTTCAGAGTATGCCATATCTCATAATAAACCTGCTATTGTCATAGTGGCAGACCGTTCCATTTACGGAGATAGGAAAGCAGAAGTAACTCAGGGAACTGGAGTAATAGCATTAAGAATAGAAAAAAATCCTGAGTTATTAGCTTTGGATTTTAGAAATTATGGTCAATACGTAGAAGATATAGATGATTTTAAAATTCCGGTAAATACAGCACCCTTCCCTGAAGTTGACGGTCCCTTAACAAAACCAGCTTATATAAAATGCGTCATTAAGGCATATGAGGATTACAAAAAAAAGAATCTTCAATTTAAAACACCATTAGAAAAAATTAATTATATTGTAATGCATACTCCTTTTCCCAAAATGGTTGTTTGGACTTCAGCTGTCCTTTGGCGTTATGAAAAATACAGAGAAAAAGAATTTATCAAGTTATTGGAAGAATCTGTAGCTAATCCGAGTTTATTTAAAAAGTTTAAAAAACTACTTGATGAAATAAGAACTCTTCCAGAATTTCAAAAATTCTTTCAGCAAAAGGTTAAGCCCGGTTTAAAATACAATTCTTATATTGGAAATTGCTACAATGCTTCTATTTTTATTTCCTTACTACCAGTCTTGGAACAAATCAAGGAGAACCAACAGGTCTTTATTATGGGTTATGGTTCAGGTTCGGGTTCTCTTACAATAATGGCAAAGGCAATAAAACAGGGATTTCAAAGCGACTTAAAAGAGCAAATAAAAAAAGGTAAAGAGCTTACCGTTGCTCAATACCGAGAGTGGAGAAATAATGTAATAAGAGAAATTAGAAGCCCTTAA
- the amrA gene encoding AmmeMemoRadiSam system protein A, translating into MNDYISLAKTAVENYIKEKKVISPPEDLPREFFEIKSGVFVTIEKDGKLRGCIGTYLATKENIAREIISNAIAAAIEDYRFGSTREEELPYLSYTVYILNEPEQVKDIKELDTKKYGIIVKTIPIVDVDKTDVVFNGHLPHKTGLLLPDLEGVNTIEKQISIACQKAGINPQKEKIIIYRFIVKKYQ; encoded by the coding sequence ATGAATGATTACATTTCACTTGCAAAAACAGCAGTTGAAAACTATATAAAAGAGAAAAAAGTAATTTCACCCCCCGAAGATTTACCAAGGGAATTTTTTGAGATAAAATCTGGCGTTTTTGTAACTATTGAGAAAGACGGAAAATTAAGGGGTTGTATTGGAACTTATTTAGCGACCAAAGAGAATATTGCCAGAGAGATTATTTCAAATGCTATTGCTGCTGCCATCGAGGATTATAGGTTTGGTTCCACTCGGGAAGAAGAACTTCCCTATCTTTCTTACACTGTTTATATTCTAAACGAACCTGAACAAGTTAAAGATATTAAAGAATTAGATACTAAAAAATATGGTATAATTGTAAAAACCATTCCTATTGTAGATGTAGATAAAACAGATGTAGTCTTTAATGGCCATTTACCTCATAAAACAGGACTTTTACTTCCTGATTTGGAAGGAGTAAACACCATAGAAAAACAAATTTCAATTGCCTGCCAAAAAGCAGGAATTAATCCT
- a CDS encoding GNAT family N-acetyltransferase → MKTKIFGKKKIKIKKLSRGDLKNVKKLQNFINSLIKENAQILLNKELSLKQEKKWLEEQLRRIKNRKTVFLIAEHNDIVVGTTQIDLRKERQNHLGNFGITIRKGYRGIGLGTYLTNEIIKLAKRELKPKPKIIKLGVFSTNKIAIRFYRKYGFKKVAKIPKHNQFKGKLVDEIIMFLDLS, encoded by the coding sequence GTGAAAACTAAAATTTTTGGTAAAAAGAAAATAAAAATAAAGAAACTTTCAAGAGGAGATTTAAAAAACGTTAAGAAACTCCAGAATTTCATAAACTCTTTAATTAAAGAGAATGCACAAATCCTCCTCAATAAAGAATTATCATTGAAACAAGAAAAAAAGTGGTTAGAGGAACAATTAAGAAGAATTAAGAATCGAAAGACGGTTTTCTTAATAGCAGAGCATAATGATATTGTTGTCGGCACTACCCAAATTGATTTGCGTAAAGAACGGCAAAACCACCTTGGAAATTTTGGAATTACTATTAGAAAGGGTTATCGAGGAATAGGTTTGGGTACCTATTTAACAAATGAAATAATAAAGTTAGCTAAAAGAGAATTGAAACCGAAGCCAAAAATTATCAAATTAGGTGTTTTCTCCACAAACAAAATAGCTATCAGGTTTTATAGAAAATATGGTTTTAAAAAAGTGGCTAAAATTCCAAAACATAATCAATTTAAGGGAAAATTAGTTGATGAGATAATAATGTTTTTGGATTTATCTTAA
- the thpR gene encoding RNA 2',3'-cyclic phosphodiesterase, with the protein MPHRIFIAINLPEKIKKKLADYQTNWPELPVRWTKKENLHITLVFIGYARDEEIPEICKITKEIAEKNRVFTINLKKICYGPPKKMPPRMVWASGEKSEELGKLQQGLENSLLASTAKKFIKPEKRAYSPHITLGRIKAWEFRQIEPEERPSVNEDTSLSFGVNSIEVMESQLKRTGAEYNILESIPLSNESMKQ; encoded by the coding sequence ATGCCGCATCGAATTTTTATTGCAATTAATTTACCGGAAAAAATAAAAAAGAAACTTGCTGATTATCAGACAAATTGGCCTGAATTGCCGGTGAGGTGGACAAAAAAAGAGAATTTACATATCACTTTGGTTTTTATTGGTTATGCAAGAGATGAAGAAATTCCAGAAATTTGCAAAATTACCAAAGAAATAGCTGAAAAAAATAGAGTCTTTACAATAAATTTAAAGAAAATTTGCTACGGTCCGCCTAAAAAAATGCCCCCCAGAATGGTCTGGGCAAGCGGTGAAAAATCAGAAGAACTTGGAAAACTACAACAAGGGTTAGAAAATTCTCTTTTAGCTTCCACTGCCAAAAAATTTATCAAACCAGAAAAAAGAGCATATTCTCCCCATATAACTTTGGGAAGAATAAAAGCTTGGGAATTCAGACAAATTGAACCTGAAGAAAGACCCAGTGTAAATGAGGATACTTCTTTGAGTTTTGGGGTAAATTCAATTGAAGTAATGGAAAGTCAACTAAAAAGAACAGGAGCTGAATATAACATTCTTGAATCAATCCCATTAAGCAATGAATCAATGAAGCAATGA
- a CDS encoding MazG-like family protein, with translation MEIKQAQKLVKEHLEEIGYTKIETTPTHAFLHLVEEVGETARSILYKETKRDSLHVSTEPSNLEDEVADIFWQTLKLVSYLDIDLESCFLKKYEKNKAKKK, from the coding sequence ATGGAAATAAAACAAGCACAAAAATTAGTTAAAGAGCATTTAGAAGAAATAGGGTATACCAAAATTGAGACAACTCCAACTCACGCTTTTTTACATTTGGTAGAAGAAGTAGGGGAGACAGCCAGAAGTATCTTGTACAAAGAAACGAAAAGAGATTCTCTTCATGTTTCTACGGAACCATCAAATTTAGAAGATGAAGTAGCAGATATTTTTTGGCAGACATTAAAGCTAGTCTCATATCTTGATATTGATCTGGAATCTTGTTTTTTAAAAAAGTACGAAAAGAATAAAGCAAAGAAGAAATAA
- a CDS encoding type II toxin-antitoxin system HicB family antitoxin: MRKKISRTNECSFTVIYEPLKEGGFDVIFPAIPEICTFGRTLKEAKEMAKDALRCYLESALKSREIIPKKFQPFRKPIKEKVKISFSLK; this comes from the coding sequence ATGAGAAAGAAAATCTCAAGAACAAATGAATGTTCTTTTACAGTTATCTATGAACCCCTAAAAGAGGGTGGGTTTGATGTTATTTTTCCCGCTATCCCAGAAATTTGTACCTTTGGCCGCACCTTAAAGGAGGCAAAAGAAATGGCTAAAGATGCACTTCGTTGCTATCTGGAAAGTGCATTAAAAAGCAGAGAAATAATTCCTAAAAAATTCCAACCATTTAGAAAACCAATAAAAGAAAAGGTTAAAATTTCTTTTTCTCTAAAATAA
- a CDS encoding type II toxin-antitoxin system HicA family toxin, producing MVALPALKPKQVLRALRRAGFHIHHQTGSHVRLFHKTKSHLRVTIPIHSRDIPRTTLFRIVKQAELSKKEFLKYL from the coding sequence ATGGTTGCTTTACCAGCGTTAAAGCCAAAACAAGTGCTCCGTGCTCTTCGAAGAGCCGGTTTTCATATCCATCATCAAACTGGCAGTCATGTTAGACTATTTCATAAAACAAAATCTCATTTGCGAGTTACTATTCCTATTCATTCAAGGGATATCCCTCGAACAACTCTTTTTCGAATCGTTAAACAAGCAGAACTTTCTAAAAAAGAGTTTCTTAAATATCTGTAA
- a CDS encoding HD domain-containing protein has protein sequence MKKKKNVKQKFSLEKIEKLVNFLLEFRILKHLPRASLSYLKGPLKENVAEHSFYTAIIGWILAKLETANENKILKMCLIRNLVKARGGERNLINKFYSQPLNDPKIIEEISKNYQLEEFSLEKLFKEFYAEKTLEAKLVKDADILAGMLLEKEGFNLGNQKAKKWLTVSLNRLKTKKARQFGEQLIKTDSDEWWLELVNKYVLETKFL, from the coding sequence ATGAAAAAGAAAAAAAATGTAAAACAAAAATTTTCCTTAGAAAAAATTGAAAAACTTGTTAATTTTTTATTGGAGTTTCGGATTTTAAAACATCTTCCTCGTGCCTCTCTTTCATATCTTAAAGGTCCCTTGAAAGAAAATGTAGCAGAACATAGCTTTTATACTGCTATAATTGGTTGGATATTAGCTAAATTAGAAACAGCAAACGAAAACAAAATATTAAAGATGTGCCTCATTCGTAATTTAGTTAAAGCTCGGGGAGGAGAACGAAATCTAATAAATAAATTCTATAGTCAGCCCTTAAATGACCCAAAGATAATTGAAGAAATTTCCAAGAACTACCAGTTAGAAGAATTTTCTCTTGAAAAACTCTTCAAGGAATTCTATGCAGAAAAAACTTTGGAAGCTAAACTCGTTAAAGATGCTGATATTTTAGCTGGCATGCTTTTAGAAAAAGAAGGTTTTAATTTGGGGAATCAAAAAGCCAAAAAATGGCTGACAGTTTCTTTAAACAGGCTAAAAACAAAAAAAGCCCGACAATTCGGAGAACAGCTTATTAAAACTGACAGTGACGAGTGGTGGTTAGAATTAGTTAATAAATATGTTTTAGAAACAAAGTTTCTCTAA
- the murC gene encoding UDP-N-acetylmuramate--L-alanine ligase: MKHIHFIGIGGIGVSALARYYLSKGHKITGSDLVSSELTEAFKKKGVKICIGKHKAKNISKDIDLVVYSPAVKQDNPEQKKAKKLGIKVQSYPQALGELTKKYFTIAVAGSHGKSTTAAMLSLLLTRAGLDPTVIVGTKLKEFGDSNCRVGKSKYLIIEADEHFASFLNYWPKIIVLTILESDHLDFYKNLDNLLKSFKKFISHLPENGILIAIKDDKNISKILKNKELKYKIIYYSLKDKEAKKIKKILKVPGDFNVLNALAALNVARALKIPNKTSFKSLSQYKSSWRRFDITKILYPKPYTLIDDYGHHPTQVRVTLKAAREKFPKKEIWCIYQPHQYQRTHYLFNEFVKAFKKAPVNKLIITDIYSVVGRETKEIKRKVNSKKLVKAVNKSSVIYLTKEKLEKFLKQNIKKGQVVIIMGAGDIYNLSLKLKIKS, encoded by the coding sequence ATGAAGCATATCCATTTCATCGGTATAGGCGGAATAGGAGTTTCAGCTTTAGCCAGATATTATTTATCAAAAGGCCACAAAATAACAGGTTCTGATTTGGTTTCTTCAGAGCTCACCGAAGCCTTTAAGAAAAAAGGGGTTAAGATTTGCATTGGAAAACACAAAGCTAAAAATATATCAAAAGATATTGATTTGGTGGTTTATAGCCCTGCTGTAAAACAAGATAATCCAGAACAAAAAAAAGCTAAAAAATTAGGTATAAAAGTCCAAAGCTATCCCCAAGCTTTAGGAGAACTAACAAAAAAATATTTTACAATTGCAGTAGCAGGTAGTCATGGAAAAAGCACAACAGCTGCAATGCTCAGCCTTTTATTAACAAGAGCAGGTTTAGATCCAACAGTGATTGTTGGAACAAAGCTTAAAGAATTCGGTGACTCAAACTGCAGGGTAGGAAAGTCAAAATACTTAATTATTGAAGCTGACGAACATTTTGCTTCTTTTTTGAATTACTGGCCAAAGATAATTGTTTTGACAATCCTTGAATCTGACCACTTAGATTTTTATAAAAACTTAGACAATCTTTTAAAAAGCTTTAAAAAATTCATTTCTCATTTACCAGAAAACGGAATCTTAATTGCAATTAAGGATGACAAAAATATTTCTAAAATATTAAAAAATAAAGAATTAAAATATAAAATTATTTATTATTCCTTAAAAGATAAAGAAGCAAAGAAAATAAAAAAGATTTTAAAAGTTCCCGGTGACTTTAATGTTTTAAATGCATTAGCTGCTTTAAACGTAGCTCGAGCCCTAAAAATCCCGAATAAAACATCTTTTAAGTCTTTATCTCAATATAAATCATCTTGGCGTCGCTTTGACATCACTAAAATCCTATACCCTAAACCCTATACCCTAATAGATGATTATGGACACCATCCAACTCAAGTTAGGGTGACTTTAAAAGCAGCTCGGGAAAAGTTTCCCAAAAAAGAAATCTGGTGTATTTATCAACCCCATCAATATCAAAGAACCCATTATTTGTTTAATGAATTTGTTAAAGCATTCAAGAAAGCTCCTGTAAATAAATTAATCATTACTGATATTTATAGTGTAGTTGGCAGAGAAACAAAAGAAATCAAAAGAAAAGTAAACAGTAAAAAATTGGTAAAGGCAGTTAACAAATCCTCTGTAATTTATCTAACTAAAGAAAAATTAGAAAAATTCTTAAAGCAAAATATAAAAAAAGGCCAAGTAGTAATAATTATGGGGGCAGGGGATATATATAATTTAAGTTTAAAATTGAAAATTAAAAGTTAA